Proteins from a genomic interval of Rutidosis leptorrhynchoides isolate AG116_Rl617_1_P2 unplaced genomic scaffold, CSIRO_AGI_Rlap_v1 contig384, whole genome shotgun sequence:
- the LOC139883332 gene encoding cation/H(+) antiporter 15-like produces MDKRLHSDGAKSVGSYTLYNVDNNTITTCYIPENINFFKEGHSPWSIRPMTDYFPLLVLRFCLIILFTRIMNIVLKPLKAPPFVANVIGGILLGPGGVFSWNPKLVITLLPFEGNQVTELVSNLALTYYMFLVGLEMDLTPIFNVGAKAVCISLAGILPPIAAGIASMFMVNNGNAEVYGSVYWAIALTVTSFPDVARLLSDLKLMQTEVGKTALIAALLNDIASWTLLVVAITVQSAYLSYGKNEVRYWLIPLKVVPTLVFIPFCWFVLRPLVSWLIKYSVDHSDTSSSHEDKYTNLHVYFVITAVALFGFITDFFGSHSMAGAFMLGLIIPPGELGTLVMEKIEDFTKGILLPIFFLTSGTRFNILTAIKFAMVSKARNLVWLLSTLALSFSVKIISTFMVSMSLGFEISEGFTLGVLMNTKGVLALIVVNAGRNLAGFDQLQFTTIVSGYLLMTVFVVPLVNLAYKPAKRFLQHSQRTLVKCPAESELRLITCVHSMRSVTALTNFLQALNPTRRFPINVFPLRLVELTGRLTAMLIVHDTLKSEKSDDHEIINAFLDMEDENAGAFIVRPLTVVSAYSTMHQDIINLGEDEHTSLIIIPFHKHAMADGRLDEGNPSIREVNLNLLESAPCSVGILVDRGHGSLATQHSSHQNLKKDFCIAMIFLGGPDCREALACAWRMAKTPGIALTVVRYVSGSEVDPNDVEKNQEKLMDDAYINEFRFKTMRDDCILYLEKQVNNVEETVQALNEGYDDIDLYIVGRGRKGSSPLTLSLEEWCEYEELGLVADVLLQSEIPSSILVVKQYTKKASVGTDAHQAFVNHRNKDDNGFYFN; encoded by the exons ATGGACAAGCGTTTACACTCAGATGGGGCAAAATCTGTAGGGAGTTACACACTGTACAATGTAGATAATAACACGATCACGACATGTTACATCCCGGAAAACATAAACTTTTTCAAGGAAGGTCACTCTCCGTGGAGTATCCGACCAATGACAGACTACTTTCCACTTTTGGTTCTGCGTTTCTGCCTCATCATTCTCTTTACTCGCATTATGAACATTGTTTTGAAACCTCTTAAAGCGCCTCCTTTCGTTGCTAACGTTATT GGGGGGATATTGTTAGGCCCTGGCGGAGTATTCTCTTGGAATCCGAAGTTAGTAATCACATTACTTCCTTTCGAGGGCAATCAAGTGACGGAGTTGGTCTCAAATTTGGCACTCACATATTACATGTTCCTAGTCGGACTAGAGATGGACTTGACTCCCATATTTAATGTTGGGGCAAAGGCAGTCTGCATTTCCCTAGCCGGAATCTTGCCGCCGATCGCTGCTGGAATAGCTTCTATGTTTATGGTTAATAACGGTAATGCTGAGGTATATGGCTCGGTGTATTGGGCTATAGCCCTCACCGTCACAAGCTTTCCGGACGTAGCTCGGCTTCTCTCGGACCTCAAACTCATGCAGACAGAAGTGGGGAAAACAGCATTAATTGCCGCTCTTCTCAATGACATTGCTTCCTGGACTCTTCTCGTCGTAGCAATTACCGTCCAAAGTGCTTACCTTAGCTATGGGAAAAATGAAGTGCGTTACTGGCTGATTCCTTTGAAAGTGGTCCCCACCCTAGTTTTCATACCATTCTGTTGGTTCGTGCTCCGGCCTCTAGTCTCTTGGTTGATTAAATACAGCGTGGATCACTCGGACACCTCTTCATCGCATGAAGACAAGTACACGAATCTGCACGTCTACTTTGTCATCACCGCGGTCGCCTTGTTTGGGTTCATAACCGATTTCTTCGGCTCACACTCTATGGCTGGTGCTTTCATGCTTGGCCTAATCATACCTCCCGGAGAACTTGGCACCTTAGTTATGGAAAAAATTGAGGATTTCACTAAAGGAATTCTGTTGCCGATCTTCTTCCTCACCAGTGGAACCCGATTCAACATCCTCACCGCGATTAAATTTGCAATGGTCTCAAAAGCCCGAAACCTTGTATGGCTTCTTTCTACGCTAGCCTTATCATTCTCTGTCAAGATCATTAGTACATTCATGGTGTCTATGTCCCTAGGTTTTGAAATTTCAGAAGGTTTCACTCTTGGGGTCTTAATGAACACCAAAGGAGTCTTGGCCCTCATTGTTGTCAATGCCGGTCGTAACTTAGCG GGATTTGATCAGCTCCAGTTTACAACAATTGTATCAGGGTATCTTCTAATGACGGTATTTGTGGTGCCTCTCGTCAATTTGGCTTATAAGCCAGCAAAGCGATTCTTGCAACACAGCCAAAGGACTCTGGTGAAGTGTCCAGCAGAGTCTGAGCTTCGATTGATCACATGCGTTCATTCTATGCGCAGTGTGACTGCCTTAACTAACTTTCTCCAAGCTTTGAATCCGACAAGAAGATTCCCAATAAACGTCTTTCCTTTACGGCTTGTTGAGCTCACAGGACGTCTAACTGCTATGCTCATTGTTCACGACACCTTAAAATCTGAGAAGTCCGATGACCATGAAATCATCAATGCGTTCCTAGACATGGAGGACGAGAATGCAGGCGCATTCATCGTGCGACCGCTTACAGTGGTGTCCGCTTATTCTACGATGCATCAGGATATCATCAATTTAGGAGAAGACGAGCATACAAGTCTTATCATCATTCCGTTCCATAAACATGCCATGGCCGATGGAAGGTTGGACGAGGGCAACCCTTCGATTCGAGAAGTGAACCTGAACCTCTTGGAGAGCGCGCCTTGTTCCGTCGGCATACTGGTCGACCGCGGACATGGTTCATTAGCGACCCAACACTCGTCGCACCAGAATCTCAAGAAAGATTTCTGCATTGCTATGATCTTCCTCGGTGGGCCCGATTGTCGGGAGGCATTGGCTTGTGCTTGGAGGATGGCGAAGACTCCAGGCATAGCCCTAACGGTGGTGCGGTACGTTTCAGGCAGCGAGGTAGATCCGAATGACGTGGAGAAGAATCAGGAGAAGCTGATGGACGATGCGTATATCAACGAGTTCAGGTTCAAGACAATGAGGGATGACTGCATTCTTTATCTGGAGAAGCAAGTAAATAACGTGGAGGAGACGGTGCAAGCTTTGAATGAAGGGTATGATGATATCGATCTATATATAGTCGGACGAGGGAGAAAAGGGTCATCCCCCTTGACATTAAGCCTGGAAGAATGGTGCGAATACGAAGAATTAGGACTCGTCGCGGATGTGCTCTTGCAGTCCGAAATTCCATCCTCTATTCTTGTTGTGAAACAGTACACCAAGAAAGCCAGTGTTGGAACTGATGCTCACCAAGCCTTTGTCAATCACAGAAACAAGGACGACAACGGATTTTATTTTAATTGA
- the LOC139883328 gene encoding peptidyl-prolyl cis-trans isomerase CYP37, chloroplastic-like, with protein MKAIQASLEDISYLLRIPQRKPYGTMEGNVKKALKIATEEKDSILASIPQDLREKGSVLYTTLVEGKGGLQSLLTYIKNQDPDKVSLGLASSLDTVAEIELLQAPGLSFLLPEPYLKYPRLAGRGMVEFTIEKGDGSTFSPQVGGEPIKAATIQVVLDGYSAPLTAGNFAKLVVDGAYNGSKLISANQAILTESGADKKSGYSVPLEIMPSGQFEPLYKTSLSVQDGELPVLPLSVYGAVAMSHSEDSEEYSSPNQFFFYLYDKRNSGLGGISFEEGQFSVFGYVTVGREILPEIKTGDVIRSAKLVEGQDKLVLPADST; from the exons ATGAAGGCTATACAG GCTTCTCTAGAGGATATCTCGTACTTGCTAAGGATTCCGCAGAGAAAGCCCTATGGAACAATGGAGGGTAATGTAAAGAAAGCCCTAAAG ATAGCAACTGAAGAAAAAGattctattttggctagtataccaCAAGACCTAAGGGAAAAGGGTTCTGTATTGTATACTACCCTCGTTGAAGGAAAG GGTGGGCTGCAATCACTCCTGACATATATTAAAAATCAAGATCCGGATAAAGTATCTCTTGGCCTTGCATCTTCTCTGGATACTGTTGCAGAAATAGAGTTGTTACAG GCTCCAGGATTATCGTTTTTGTTACCAGAGCCTTACTTGAAGTATCCAAG GTTGGCAGGGAGAGGAATGGTTGAATTTACCATTGAAAAGGGGGATGGGTCCACATTTTCTCCACAAGTAGGTGGTGAACCTATTAAGGCTGCCACGATTCAG GTTGTACTAGACGGATATTCAGCACCACTGACAGCAGGAAATTTCGCAAAACTG GTAGTTGATGGTGCATATAATGGATCAAAACTCATCAGCGCCAACCAAGCTATTCTTACAGAGAGTGGAGCCGACAAGAAGAGTGGATACAGCGTTCCGTTAGAAATTATGCCATCAGGGCAATTTGAGCCCTTGTACAAAACATCATTGAGTGTTCAG GACGGAGAGCTGCCTGTTCTTCCTCTCTCCGTTTACGGAGCAGTTGCAATGTCACATAGTGAAGACTCGGAGGAATACTCATCCCCCAATCAATTTTTCTTCTATCTATATGATAAAAGAAAC TCTGGCTTGGGAGGGATCTCATTCGAAGAAGGGCAATTTTCAGTTTTCGG ATATGTGACCGTTGGGAGAGAAATTCTTCCAGAGATAAAAACAGGGGATGTGATTCGTTCTGCCAAGCTGGTGGAAGGTCAAGATAAGCTCGTATTGCCAGCGGACAGTACTTGA
- the LOC139883338 gene encoding NAC transcription factor 56-like produces MESTDSSTGTQQQPNLPPGFRFHPTDEELVVHYLKRKTSSVPLPVAIIAEVDLYKFDPWELPAKAMFGEQEWYFFSPRDRKYPNGARPNRAATSGYWKATGTDKPVLTSGGTQKVGVKKALVFYGGKPPKGIKTNWIMHEYRLADNKTSSNRPPGYDLGNNKNSLRLDDWVLCRIYKKNNTHRPVDHDREDSMEEMMMLGSNIIHNAKLHLGNRPGTTNYCSILDHQQHHNNLFEMSNDLDSSTSSKDHLPMKRTVLPSHYWTTSSDHDHQAEDTCAGPSKRFHGGEHDQLSNTINVEGSTIIERNSSTDHGGSIATLISDQQLTQTPTSMVGSMGDGIFRQSYQLPAGMNWFS; encoded by the exons ATGGAAAGCACCGATTCTTCCACCGGCACGCAGCAGCAGCCGAACCTGCCACCGGGCTTCCGTTTCCACCCAACGGACGAAGAGCTTGTAGTTCACTACCTTAAAAGAAAAACCTCATCGGTACCCCTCCCTGTCGCAATTATTGCGGAGGTTGATCTCTACAAGTTTGATCCATGGGAACTACCAG CCAAGGCCATGTTTGGCGAGCAAGAGTGGTACTTCTTCAGTCCAAGGGATCGGAAGTATCCAAACGGAGCTCGGCCAAACAGGGCGGCGACATCAGGGTATTGGAAGGCAACAGGAACTGATAAGCCAGTGTTAACTTCAGGAGGTACTCAAAAGGTTGGTGTGAAGAAAGCGCTCGTGTTTTATGGCGGTAAGCCACCCAAAGGAATCAAAACAAATTGGATCATGCATGAGTACAGGCTTGCCGATAACAAGACGTCTAGTAATAGACCACCTGGATATGACTTAGGCAACAATAAAAACTCATTAAGG CTTGATGACTGGGTTCTATGTCGAATATACAAGAAGAACAACACGCATAGGCCCGTTGATCACGACAGAGAGGATTCGATGGAGGAGATGATGATGTTGGGGTCCAATATTATTCATAATGCAAAACTACATCTTGGTAATAGACCAGGAACGACAAATTATTGCTCCATACTTGATCATCAACAGCATCATAATAACTTGTTTGAAATGAGCAACGATTTGGATTCTTCAACCAGCTCAAAGGATCATCTACCAATGAAAAGGACGGTACTGCCCTCTCACTATTGGACGACGTCGTCTGATCATGATCATCAGGCGGAAGACACTTGTGCAGGACCTTCTAAGAGGTTTCACGGCGGCGAGCACGACCAATTAAGCAATACTATTAATGTTGAAGGGAGTACTATTATTGAGAGAAATTCAAGTACTGATCATGGTGGTTCAATTGCAACTCTCATTAGTGATCAGCAGctcacacaaaccccaacttcaatgGTCGGATCGATGGGAGATGGGATTTTCAGGCAATCTTACCAACTTCCGGCAGGAATGAATTGGTTCTCTTGA
- the LOC139883331 gene encoding cation/H(+) antiporter 15-like, whose translation MPRLEKRNKLMPSWKSWSFVQIEMSFGARKNPDGSTTIGRYTTYNADNRTIMTCYVPENINFFVEGHSPWSIRPMTDYFPLLVLRFCLGILLTRLMNIVLKPLKAPPFVANVIGGIILGPGGVLFWNRSVITAMFPFEGNQVMELVSNLALTYYMFLVGLEMDLAPIWNVGSKAICISLAGILPPIAAGIASMRIVRQDNDNELNMYGSIYWAIALTVTSFPDVARLLSDLKLMQTDVGKTALISALLNDIASWTLLVVAVTVQSANLSASHQSNWEFYLKVVPTLVFIPFCWFVLRPLVSWLIKHSVDLSDSSSSSVEDKYTNLHVYSVITAVSLFGFITDSFGSHSMAGAFMFGLIIPPGELGTLVMEKIEDFVNGILLPIFFLTNGTRFNAVTMVGFISKKGNLTRFLSVIALSFSVKIISTCMVSLFLGFEILEGFTLGALMNTKGVLALIVVNAGRNLKGFDQMQFTTIVTEYILMTIVVVPLVNLAYKPAKRFLIHKRRTLLKCPADSELRIITCVHSMNNATAITSFLQALNPTRRYPIKVFPIRLVELTGRVTAMLIVHDTLKTEKSDNHEIINTFLDMEEENVGAFILRPLTVVSAYSTMHQDIVNIGEDERASLIIIPFHKQAMADGRMDEGNPSIREVNLNLLESAPCSVGLLVDRGHGFATQHSHHHVKKDFNIAMIFIGGPDCREALACAWRMAKTPGVSLTVVRYVSGNEVDPNNDVHRDHQEQLDDAYINEFRFKTMSDDCILYLEKQVNSGEETVQALNEGYNDIDLYVVGRGKDGSSPLTLGLAEWCECKELGIVADTLMQSGISSSILVVQHYRSKETTGPDARQAFVNHRKKDDYSFRY comes from the exons ATGCCGAGACTGGAAAAGAGGAACAAGTTGATGCCTTCGTGGAAGAGTTGGAGTTTTGTTCAG ATCGAAATGTCGTTTGGAGCACGTAAAAACCCAGATGGCTCGACAACTATAGGGCGTTACACCACATACAATGCGGATAATCGTACCATTATGACATGCTACGTCCCAGAAAATATTAACTTTTTTGTGGAAGGCCACTCTCCGTGGAGTATCCGACCGATGACGGATTACTTTCCGTTGTTGGTTCTGCGTTTCTGCCTTGGCATTCTCTTGACCCGCCTTATGAACATTGTCTTGAAGCCTCTCAAGGCGCCTCCTTTCGTTGCCAATGTTATT GGTGGGATTATATTAGGTCCTGGCGGAGTACTCTTTTGGAATCGGTCCGTAATAACCGCAATGTTCCCTTTTGAAGGCAATCAAGTGATGGAGTTGGTCTCGAATTTGGCACTCACATATTACATGTTCCTAGTGGGACTAGAGATGGACTTGGCACCCATATGGAATGTTGGCAGCAAGGCAATCTGCATTTCCCTAGCCGGAATCTTGCCGCCGATAGCCGCAGGAATAGCTTCTATGCGCATAGTTAGGCAAGACAACGATAATGAGCTAAACATGTATGGCTCCATATATTGGGCTATAGCACTCACCGTCACAAGCTTTCCAGACGTTGCTCGTCTTCTCTCCGATCTGAAGCTCATGCAGACGGATGTTGGGAAAACAGCATTAATTTCCGCTCTTCTCAATGACATTGCTTCCTGGACACTTCTCGTCGTAGCAGTTACGGTCCAAAGTGCTAACTTAAGTGCTTCGCACCAATCAAATTGGGAATTTTATCTTAAAGTGGTCCCCACCCTAGTTTTCATACCATTCTGTTGGTTCGTGCTCCGGCCTCTAGTCTCTTGGTTGATCAAACACAGTGTGGATCTCTCGGACTCATCCTCTTCATCGGTTGAAGACAAGTATACTAATCTGCACGTCTACTCTGTTATCACCGCGGTCTCCTTGTTTGGGTTTATAACCGATTCCTTTGGCTCGCACTCTATGGCCGGTGCTTTCATGTTTGGCCTAATCATACCTCCGGGAGAACTCGGAACCTTAGTTATGGAAAAAATCGAAGATTTTGTTAACGGAATTCTGTTGCCGATCTTTTTCCTGACCAATGGAACTCGATTCAACGCCGTCACTATGGTTGGATTTATAAGTAAAAAAGGAAACCTTACCAGGTTTCTTTCCGTGATAGCCTTATCTTTCTCTGTCAAGATCATTAGCACTTGCATGGTGTCTCTGTTCCTAGGTTTTGAAATTTTGGAAGGTTTCACACTTGGGGCCCTAATGAACACCAAAGGAGTCTTGGCTCTCATAGTTGTCAATGCCGGTCGTAACTTGAAG GGATTTGATCAAATGCAGTTTACAACAATAGTAACGGAGTATATTCTAATGACGATAGTCGTGGTACCTCTCGTCAATTTGGCTTATAAGCCAGCAAAGCGTTTCTTGATACACAAGCGAAGGACTCTGTTGAAGTGTCCAGCAGACTCTGAGCTTCGAATAATAACCTGCGTTCATTCTATGAACAATGCGACAGCTATAACCAGCTTTCTCCAAGCTTTAAATCCGACAAGACGATACCCAATAAAAGTATTCCCTATACGTCTTGTTGAGCTCACTGGACGAGTAACTGCTATGCTCATTGTTCATGACACCTTAAAGACTGAGAAGTCCGATAACCATGAAATCATCAATACGTTCCTAGACATGGAGGAAGAGAATGTAGGTGCATTCATCCTGCGTCCGCTTACGGTTGTGTCCGCTTATTCTACGATGCATCAGGATATCGTCAATATAGGAGAAGACGAACGTGCAAGTCTTATCATCATTCCGTTCCATAAACAAGCCATGGCCGATGGAAGGATGGACGAGGGCAACCCTTCAATTCGAGAAGTTAACCTAAACCTCTTGGAAAGTGCACCTTGTTCTGTTGGCCTATTGGTCGACAGGGGCCATGGTTTTGCGACCCAACACTCGCACCACCATGTCAAGAAAGATTTCAACATTGCTATGATCTTCATCGGTGGGCCTGATTGTCGAGAGGCATTGGCTTGTGCTTGGAGGATGGCGAAGACTCCAGGCGTCAGCCTAACCGTGGTGCGCTATGTTTCAGGCAATGAGGTAGATCCCAATAATGACGTCCACAGAGATCACCAGGAGCAATTGGATGATGCGTATATCAACGAGTTCAGGTTCAAGACGATGAGTGATGACTGCATCCTTTATCTGGAGAAGCAAGTGAATAGCGGGGAGGAAACTGTGCAAGCTCTAAATGAAGGGTACAATGATATTGATCTATACGTAGTAGGGCGAGGAAAAGATGGATCATCTCCGTTGACTTTAGGGCTAGCAGAGTGGTGCGAATGCAAAGAATTAGGAATCGTGGCCGACACACTCATGCAATCTGGAATTTCATCGTCTATCCTTGTTGTGCAACATTATAGAAGCAAAGAAACCACCGGACCTGATGCCCGTCAAGCCTTTGTGAATCATAGAAAGAAGGACGATTATAGTTTTCGTTATTAA
- the LOC139883335 gene encoding uncharacterized protein: MTALVQISIINFSSLNTSHECFCRKPINRRSANLNLQQSRFNLSYKWSFLKVGRGKDGILMKDEWLKGKKKKREVSMRFNNQGFGFNNNGGGGGGGDGSNARVIGNLVLAIGLTYLTLSGQLGWVLDAIASIWLFAVVAPIVGLGVFLWWAGRDIVQGTCPNCGNDFQVFKSTLNEETQSCPFCTQPFSVVDDKFVRDPVQFSNKSTMFGQAFKDTFNKGKDSTSAVVDVEAEIKDAD; this comes from the exons ATGACAGCACTTGTGCAAATCTCTATTATCAACTTCTCATCCTTGAACACATCACATGAGTGCTTTTGCAGGAAACCCATTAACAGAAGAAGTGCAAACTTAAACTTGCAACAAAGCAGGTTCAATCTGAGTTACAAATGGAGTTTCTTGAAAGTTGGGAGAGGTAAAGACGGGATTTTGATGAAAGATGAGTGGCTGAaggggaagaagaagaaaagagaggTCTCGATGAGATTTAATAACCAAGGTTTTGGGTTTAATAATAATGGTGGTGGAGGAGGAGGAGGAGATGGGAGTAATGCTAGAGTGATTGGGAATCTTGTTTTGGCTATTGGTTTGACTTACCTCACGTTGAGTGGTCAACTTGGTTGGGTCTTAGATGCCATTGCTTCCATCTGG CTCTTTGCAGTGGTTGCACCTATTGTGGGTTTGGGAGTGTTTCTCTGGTGGGCAGGAAGAGACATAGTTCAAGGCACG TGTCCAAACTGTGGAAATGATTTTCAGGTTTTCAA ATCTACTCTGAATGAGGAGACACAATCGTGCCCTTTTTGCACTCAACCGTTTTCGG TGGTAGATGACAAGTTTGTGAGGGACCCTGTGCAGTTCTCTAATAAATCTACCATGTTTGGACAAGCGTTCAAGGACACTTTTAACAAAG GAAAGGATTCAACCTCAGCTGTAGTTGACGTTGAAGCAGAAATTAAAGATGCAGACTGA
- the LOC139883330 gene encoding uncharacterized protein: protein MASSLQAIQICPTKSLLFHSSKPHKPNSFQIPLKPIFPGNKQKFNYDRKWSVLNSLVQGGEHDVIPVQSEDSTDQQGGVAVSQLEEEEVGGELMVGGFGPSEGQLSFEGFSSAGGGGEMRDSDEGMDKLIDRTINGTIVLAAGTFAITKLLTIDHDYWQGWTVYEILRYAPQHNWIAYEEALKANPVLAKMVISGVVYSIGDWIAQCFEGKPLFEFDRTRMFRSGLVGFTLHGSLSHYYYEFCEVLFPFHDWWVVPAKVLFDQTVWAAIWNSIYYVVLGFLRFESPVNIFREWKATFWPMLTAGWKLWPFAHLVTYGVIPVEQRLLWVDCVELIWVTILSTYSNEKSEARISDVSVDANSPSTSPNE from the exons ATGGCATCATCCCTCCAAGCCATTCAAATATGCCCCACCAAGAGCCTCCTCTTTCATTCGTCCAAACCCCATAAACCCAACTCCTTCCAAATCCCCCTCAAACCCATTTTCCCGGGAAACAAACAGAAATTCAATTACGACAGAAAATGGTCTGTACTGAACTCGCTAGTACAAGGAGGAGAGCACGACGTCATCCCAGTACAGAGCGAGGATAGTACCGACCAACAAGGAGGGGTCGCTGTGAGTCAGTTAGAGGAGGAGGAAGTCGGCGGCGAGTTGATGGTCGGCGGGTTTGGACCGAGTGAAGGCCAGCTCTCCTTTGAAGGCTTCTCTTCTGCTGGCGGTGGCGGTGAGATGAGAGATTCCGATGAAGGAATGGACAAATTGATTGATAGGACTATTAACGGAACCATCGTGCTCGCTGCTGGCACTTTTGCAATTACCAAGTTGCTCACCATTGACCATGATTACTGGCAA GGATGGACCGTTTATGAAATCCTAAGATATGCACCTCAGCACAACTGGATCGCCTATGAAGAGGCTCTCAAGGCAAATCCCGTGTTAGCAAAAATGGTTATCAGTGGAGTGGTCTATTCTATAGGGGATTGGATTGCCCAG TGTTTTGAAGGAAAACCTCTCTTTGAGTTTGACCGTACTCGGATGTTCAGATCAGGATTGGTTGGCTTTACACTACATGGATCCCTATCTCATTATTATTACGAGTTCTGCGAG GTTCTTTTCCCATTCCACGACTGGTGGGTGGTTCCGGCAAAAGTACTATTTGACCAAACTGTGTGGGCGGCAATCTGGAATAGCATATATTATGTTGTTTTGGGATTTCTGCGTTTTGAATCTCCGGTCAATATCTTTAGAGAATGGAAGGCTACGTTCTGGCCAATGCTAACG GCAGGGTGGAAACTTTGGCCATTTGCTCATCTTGTCACCTATGGTGTCATTCCGGTAGAACAAAGGCTTCTTTGGGTGGATTGTGTTGAACTTATTTGGGTCACCATTCTTTCAAC TTATTCAAACGAGAAATCCGAAGCAAGAATATCTGATGTTTCCGTGGATGCAAATTCCCCTTCTACATCTCCAAATGAATAG
- the LOC139883342 gene encoding 3',5'-bisphosphate nucleotidase AHL, with amino-acid sequence MEEADKYSKEMEVAVRVVHMVSVMCQKVQASLVADRSDQVKSKDDDSPVTVADWSVQATVGWTLSEFFGKNVSIVAEEDVETLSKPESAGLLAAVVKTVNECLAEGPQFGLYPPDKTLGSLEILEAINRCNSTGGRTGRHWVLDPVDGTLGFVRGDQYAVALALIDDGKPVIGVLGCPNYPMKKEWLNYHQNSSQTLSTRSTLSPKREQGCVLYARRRSGQAWMQPLIHGNEKLQWPNSAQQVIVSSIDDPSLATFCEPVEKANTNHTFSTGVAHDVGLRNQPLRVHSMVKYAAIARGDAEVFMKFSRAGYKEKIWDHAAGVVIVEEAGGVVTDAGGRPLDFSRGVYLEGLDRGIIACSGATLHDKIVGAVYASWDSSNL; translated from the exons ATGGAGGAGGCTGATAAATACTCTAAAGAAATGGAGGTGGCAGTCAGAGTTGTGCACATGGTTTCTGTTATGTGTCAAAAGGTGCAAGCTAGTTTAGTTGCTGATAGGAGTGACCAAGTCAAGTCCAAAGATGACGATTCTCCTGTAACTGTTGCAG ATTGGAGTGTTCAAGCAACAGTTGGTTGGACACTTTCTGAGTTCTTTGGAAAAAATGTGTCTATTGTTGCGGAAGAAGATGTTGAAACTCTTTCCAAGCCAGAATCAGCTGGTTTGCTTGCAGCTGTAGTGAAAACTGTGAATGAGTGCTTAGCTGAGGGACCACAATTTGGCCTTTATCCTCCTGATAAAACTCTAGGGTCTTTGGAAATTCTTGAAGCCATCAATAGATGCAACTCGACTGGAGGTCGCACCGGAAGACATTGGGTGCTTGATCCTGTTGATGGAACCTTGGGATTTGTACGTGGAGATCAGTATGCTGTTGCTTTAGCCTTGATCGATGATGGGAAACCTGTGATTGGAGTTCTTGGGTGCCCCAATTATCCAATGAAGAAGGAATGGCTAAATTATCATCAGAATTCCTCCCAAACTTTGTCGACGAGATCAACTCTGTCTCCAAAGAGGGAACAAGGATGTGTCCTTTACGCAAGGAGAAGAAGTGGCCAGGCATGGATGCAGCCGCTAATCCATGGAAATGAAAAACTCCAGTGGCCAAATTCTGCACAACAGGTTATAGTTTCTTCCATTGATGATCCATCACTGGCCACTTTTTGTGAACCGGTGGAGAAGGCAAATACGAACCATACCTTCTCAACAGGAGTTGCTCATGACGTGGGGCTTAG AAATCAGCCGTTGCGTGTCCATAGCATGGTGAAATATGCAGCCATAGCTCGAGGAGACGCAGAGGTCTTCATGAAATTCTCAAGGGCTGGATATAAAGAGAAGATATGGGACCACGCTGCTGGTGTTGTCATCGTGGAAGAGGCTGGCGGTGTGGTAACCGATGCCGGGGGCCGTCCGCTGGATTTTTCGAGGGGAGTATACTTAGAAGGTCTTGATCGTGGAATTATTGCTTGCTCTGGTGCTACCTTGCATGATAAAATAGTTGGGGCTGTATATGCAAGTTGGGATTCTTCTAATCTCTGA